In Gopherus flavomarginatus isolate rGopFla2 chromosome 1, rGopFla2.mat.asm, whole genome shotgun sequence, a single genomic region encodes these proteins:
- the PWP2 gene encoding periodic tryptophan protein 2 homolog — MKFAYRFSNLLGTVYRRGNLHFTPDGNSVISPIGNRVTVFDLKNNKSETLPLATRHNITCVGLSPDGSLAILVDEEGAALLVSLIGKSVIHQFHFQKPVHCVCFSPDGRKFVITKDNVALMYHAPGKKREFNAFVLDKTYYGPYDETTCIDWTDDSKCFAVGSKDMSTWVFGAERWVNLIYYSLGGHKDAIVACFFEENSLDLYTISQDGALCVWQCDTDLDGLKPRPPKDTGEDKNESVENLGEEFIEEPKGEEIHGKATTNEKERRDKVKYSRAAKYFFNKEGDFNNLTSAAYHRKTHLLVTGFASGIFHLHELPEFNLIHSLSISDQRIATISINSTGDWIAFGCSGLGQLLVWEWQSESYVLKQQGHFNSMVSLAYSPDGQYLVTGGDDGKVKVWNTSSSFCFVTFTEHTSSISAVTFTSTGYVILSASLDGTVRAFDLHRYRNFRTFTSPRPAQFSCLAVDSSGEIISAGSQDSFDIFVWSMQSGRLLDVLSGHEGPISSLCFNPMKSILASASWDKTVRLWDMFDSWRTKETLTLNSDVLVVAFRPDGNELAVAALDGQITFWNHENAVQTGSIEGRHDLQMGRKELDKITAKQSAKAKSFTTLCYSADGQSILAGGLSKFVCIYHVKEQILMKKFEISCNLSLDAMEEYLDRRKMTEFGSMALIDDGAGDEDGVAIALPGVKRGDMSARHFKPEIRVTCLRFSPTGRSWAATTTEGLLIYSLDSGLIFDPFELDIDITPSSVHKVLNQKEYTMAIVMAFRLNEKKLIQEVIETVPCNEVEVVCSSLPELYVEKVLEFIASAFETSHHLEFYLTWAQRLLMLHGQKLKTRSGKLLPMIQFLQKSIQRHFEDVSKLCEWNRYNIKYALAISQQRGMKRPAETSVSEEELEDSNSDYLMEEASTLS, encoded by the exons ATGAAGTTCGCTTACAGG TTCTCTAACTTGTTGGGCACAGTTTATCGGCGTGGGAACCTGCATTTCACCCCAGATGGTAACTCCGTCATCAGCCCCATCGGGAACAGAGTTACTGTCTTTGACCTGAAAAA CAATAAGTCAGAAACATTACCATTGGCAACACGGCACAATATCACATGTGTGGGACTCTCTCCAGATGGAAGTCTTGCCATATTAGTTGATGAag AGGGAGCTGCCTTGCTTGTCAGTTTGATTGGTAAATCTGTGATACATCAGTTCCATTTTCAGAAGCCAGTGCACTGTGTCTGCTTTTCCCCAGATGGCAG GAAATTTGTGATCACAAAGGACAATGTTGCTCTTATGTACCATGCCCCTGGGAAGAAACGAGAATTTAATGCCTTTGTTCTGGACAAAACTTACTATGGTCCATACGATGAAACAACATGCATTGACTGGACTGATGATTCCAA gtGTTTTGCAGTCGGTAGCAAGGACATGTCAACATGGGTGTTCGGAGCTGAGCGATGGGTTAACCTGATCTATTACTCTCTGGGAGGGCATAAAGATGCAATCGTAGCCTGCTTTTTTGAAGAGAATAGTCTTGAT CTGTACACAATTAGCCAGGATGGCGCCCTGTGTGTATGGCAGTGTGATACAGACTTGGATGGTCTGAAGCCCAGGCCTCCCAAAGACACAGGAGAAGATAAGAATGAATCAGTAGAAAACCTGGGTGAAGAGTTTATTGAAGAGCCCAAGGGTGAGGAGATTCATGGAAAAGCAActacaaatgaaaaagaaaggagAGATAAAGTGAAATATTCACGTGCTGCAAA GTACTTTTTCAACAAAGAAGGAGATTTTAATAACCTGACATCTGCAGCTTATCACAGGAAAACGCACCTTCTAGTCACTGGTTTTGCTTCTGGAATTTTTCACCTACATGAGCTTCCAGAGTTCAACCTCATCCATTCCTTAAG TATTTCAGACCAGAGGATTGCGACTATTTCTATCAACTCCACTGGTGACTGGATTGCTTTTGGATGTTCAG GTCTGGGTCAGCTGCTGGTGTGGGAATGGCAAAGTGAGTCTTATGTGCTGAAGCAGCAGGGCCATTTCAACAGTATGGTCTCATTGGCATATTCTCCAGATGGGCAATACTTAGTTACTGGAGGGGATGATGGGAAA GTGAAAGTTTGGAACACCAGTAGCAGCTTCTGCTTTGTCACTTTTACAGAGCATACCAGCAGCATCTCTGCTGTAACTTTTACCTCCACCGGTTATGTCATTCTTAGTGCTTCCCTGGATGGAACAGTCCGAGCCTTTGATCTTCACAG ATATCGCAATTTCCGCACCTTCACTTCTCCACGACCAGCCCAGTTCTCTTGCTTAGCAGTGGACTCCAGTGGTGAGATTATTTCAGCTGGTTCCCAAGACTCGTTTGACATATTTGTCTGGTCAATGCAGAGTGGCAGACTGTTAGAT GTCTTATCAGGCCATGAAGGTCCCATCAGTAGTCTGTGTTTTAACCCAATGAAGAGTATCTTAGCTAGTGCCTCTTGGGATAAAACGGTCAGACTCTGGGATATGTTTGATAGCTGGAGAACCAAGGAGACACTAACACTGAACTCAGATG TTCTTGTTGTTGCTTTCCGCCCTGATGGCAATGAACTTGCAGTTGCTGCCCTGGATGGACAGATAACTTTCTGGAATCATGAAAATGCAGTGCAGACTGGATCAATTGAAGGAAGACACGACCTTCAGATGGGAAGAAAAGAGCTGGACAAAATAACAGCCAAACAATCAGCTAAGGCAAA ATCTTTCACTACTCTTTGTTATTCAGCTGATGGCCAGTCTATTCTGGCAGGAGGATTATCAAAGTTCGTCTGTATTTATCATGTGAAGGAACAGATTCTTATGAAGAAATTTGAGATCTCATGTAATCTTTCCTTAGATGCCATGGAG GAATACTTGGATCGTAGGAAAATGACTGAATTTGGCAGCATGGCGCTGATTgatgatggggctggggatgaggatggtGTTGCCATTGCTCTTCCAGGTGTAAAGAGAG GTGACATGAGCGCTCGGCACTTTAAACCAGAGATAAGAGTGACATGCCTCCGTTTCTCTCCTACTG GACGAAGCTGGGCAGCAACCACCACAGAAGGCCTTCTCATCTACTCACTAGACTCCGGACTAATCTTTGATCCATTTGAATTGGACATTGACATCACACCTAGCAGTGTGCACAAAGTGCTGAATCAGAAGGAGTACACCATGGCCATCGTCATGGCCTTCCGACTGAATGAGAAGAAATTAATTCAAGAGGTCATAGAGACTGTACCGTGTAATGAAG ttgaAGTTGTCTGCTCATCGCTCCCAGAGCTGTATGTGGAGAAGGTGCTCGAGTTTATAGCTTCTGCCTTTGAGACATCTCATCACTTGGAATTCTATCTTACTTGGGCTCAGCGGTTACTGATGCTACATGGACAGAAGTTAAAAACAAG